In a genomic window of Wyeomyia smithii strain HCP4-BCI-WySm-NY-G18 chromosome 1, ASM2978416v1, whole genome shotgun sequence:
- the LOC129733845 gene encoding ELAV-like protein 2 isoform X1, which produces MMANGLETVQQNGRSGSIGSGQEDSKTNLIVNYLPQTMTQEEVKSLFSSIGDVESCKLIRDKVTGQSLGYGFVNYHRPEDAEKAINTFNGLRLQNKTIKVSFARPSSDAIKGANLYVSGLSKSMTQQDLEALFQPYGQIITSRILCDNITGLSKGVGFIRFDQRSEAERAIQQLNGTTPKGASEPITVKFANNPSNNINKAIPPLAAYLTPTPNLRRFPPGPIHPLGGRFSLPSTFSRYSPLTGDLGTSVLSANAINGSGWCIFVYNLAPETEENVLWQLFGPFGAVQSVKVIKDLQTNKCKGFGFVTMTNYDEAVVAVQSLNGYTLGNRVLQVSFKTNNTKSKTN; this is translated from the exons ATGATGGCGAACGGTCTGGAGACAGTACAGCAAAATGGACGCTCCGGTTCAATCGGTAGCGGCCAGGAGGATAGTAAAACAAATCTGATCGTCAACTATTTACCGCAGACGATGACCCAGGAAGAGGTCAAGTCTCTGTTCTCCAGCATCGGCGACGTAGAGAGCTGCAAGCTCATTAGGGATAAGGTTACCG GACAAAGTCTCGGTTATGGCTTCGTAAACTATCACCGTCCGGAGGACGCAGAAAAAGCAATAAACACATTTAACGGGCTGAGACTGCAGAACAAGACGATCAAGGTGTCATTCGCACGCCCCAGTTCCGATGCCATCAAGGGCGCCAATTTGTACGTGTCCGGGCTGTCCAAGAGCATGACCCAGCAGGATCTGGAGGCACTGTTCCAGCCATACGGACAGATCATTACGTCGCGCATCCTGTGCGACAATATTACTGGCCTATCGAAGGGGGTCGGCTTCATCCGTTTCGACCAGCGCTCCGAGGCAGAACGAGCAATCCAGCAGCTGAACGGTACCACGCCGAAAGGTGCTTCCGAACCGATTACGGTCAAGTTTGCCAACAATCCGagcaataacatcaataaagCGATTCCACCGTTGGCCGCGTATCTAACACCGACGCCGAACCTACGACGATTCCCACCGGGGCCGATCCATCCGTTAGGAGGACGTTTCAG CCTTCCCTCTACTTTCAGCCGCTACTCGCCGCTGACCGGCGACCTTGGCACTTCGGTTCTTTCGGCCAACGCTATCAACGGGTCAGGTTGGTGCATTTTCGTGTACAATCTGGCCCCGGAGACGGAGGAGAACGTATTGTGGCAATTGTTCGGTCCATTCGGAGCCGTACAGAGCGTCAAAGTGATCAAGGATCTGCAGACGAACAAATGTAAAGGCTTTGGTTTCGTCACTATGACCAATTACGACGAGGCCGTTGTCGCTGTGCAGTCCCTCAACGGTTACACTCTCGGCAACCGAGTGCTGCAGGTCAGCTTCAAGACGAACAACACCAAATCGAAAACCAATTAA
- the LOC129733845 gene encoding ELAV-like protein 2 isoform X2, with protein MMANGLETVQQNGRSGSIGSGQEDSKTNLIVNYLPQTMTQEEVKSLFSSIGDVESCKLIRDKVTGQSLGYGFVNYHRPEDAEKAINTFNGLRLQNKTIKVSFARPSSDAIKGANLYVSGLSKSMTQQDLEALFQPYGQIITSRILCDNITGLSKGVGFIRFDQRSEAERAIQQLNGTTPKGASEPITVKFANNPSNNINKAIPPLAAYLTPTPNLRRFPPGPIHPLGGRFSRYSPLTGDLGTSVLSANAINGSGWCIFVYNLAPETEENVLWQLFGPFGAVQSVKVIKDLQTNKCKGFGFVTMTNYDEAVVAVQSLNGYTLGNRVLQVSFKTNNTKSKTN; from the exons ATGATGGCGAACGGTCTGGAGACAGTACAGCAAAATGGACGCTCCGGTTCAATCGGTAGCGGCCAGGAGGATAGTAAAACAAATCTGATCGTCAACTATTTACCGCAGACGATGACCCAGGAAGAGGTCAAGTCTCTGTTCTCCAGCATCGGCGACGTAGAGAGCTGCAAGCTCATTAGGGATAAGGTTACCG GACAAAGTCTCGGTTATGGCTTCGTAAACTATCACCGTCCGGAGGACGCAGAAAAAGCAATAAACACATTTAACGGGCTGAGACTGCAGAACAAGACGATCAAGGTGTCATTCGCACGCCCCAGTTCCGATGCCATCAAGGGCGCCAATTTGTACGTGTCCGGGCTGTCCAAGAGCATGACCCAGCAGGATCTGGAGGCACTGTTCCAGCCATACGGACAGATCATTACGTCGCGCATCCTGTGCGACAATATTACTGGCCTATCGAAGGGGGTCGGCTTCATCCGTTTCGACCAGCGCTCCGAGGCAGAACGAGCAATCCAGCAGCTGAACGGTACCACGCCGAAAGGTGCTTCCGAACCGATTACGGTCAAGTTTGCCAACAATCCGagcaataacatcaataaagCGATTCCACCGTTGGCCGCGTATCTAACACCGACGCCGAACCTACGACGATTCCCACCGGGGCCGATCCATCCGTTAGGAGGACGTTTCAG CCGCTACTCGCCGCTGACCGGCGACCTTGGCACTTCGGTTCTTTCGGCCAACGCTATCAACGGGTCAGGTTGGTGCATTTTCGTGTACAATCTGGCCCCGGAGACGGAGGAGAACGTATTGTGGCAATTGTTCGGTCCATTCGGAGCCGTACAGAGCGTCAAAGTGATCAAGGATCTGCAGACGAACAAATGTAAAGGCTTTGGTTTCGTCACTATGACCAATTACGACGAGGCCGTTGTCGCTGTGCAGTCCCTCAACGGTTACACTCTCGGCAACCGAGTGCTGCAGGTCAGCTTCAAGACGAACAACACCAAATCGAAAACCAATTAA